The Mucilaginibacter mallensis genome has a segment encoding these proteins:
- a CDS encoding PTS sugar transporter subunit IIA, with product MEQPKKRKYLIATHGTFSTGVKSSLNMIIGDTENLYIIEAYVDDKVNIEDQIKLVLDEISNEDELIIFSDIMGGSVTNQLLQQVLKSNAHIVSGFNLPLLIEIMLADAETPIAEVIDDAIINAKEQMVYVNKLINSNNGEDQDD from the coding sequence ATGGAACAACCTAAAAAGCGGAAATACCTGATCGCGACACATGGCACATTTTCTACGGGTGTAAAGTCGTCTTTAAATATGATAATAGGTGATACGGAAAACCTGTACATTATAGAGGCATATGTAGACGATAAAGTAAACATCGAAGATCAGATCAAACTAGTATTGGACGAGATCAGCAATGAAGATGAATTGATCATTTTTTCCGATATTATGGGAGGAAGTGTAACCAATCAATTATTACAGCAGGTACTAAAGTCAAATGCGCATATAGTATCCGGCTTTAATTTACCATTGCTTATTGAGATAATGCTTGCTGATGCCGAAACGCCAATAGCTGAAGTGATAGATGATGCCATTATAAATGCGAAGGAGCAAATGGTGTATGTAAACAAATTAATAAACTCAAATAACGGAGAGGATCAGGATGATTAA
- a CDS encoding PTS sugar transporter subunit IIB: protein MIKLTRIDDRLLHGQVAFTWTPALSADCLIIANDKVAKDEFLKMTLNLAKPAGTKLLIKSLKDAAGFLNDDKNKKLNILLIINSVTDAYTLAVDVPEIRSINFGGLRSKEGSKLISKAIAITDDDIPVIKELVNKGIELEIRQVPTDSKQLVESLI, encoded by the coding sequence ATGATTAAGTTGACCAGGATTGACGATAGATTATTACATGGACAGGTCGCCTTTACATGGACACCCGCTTTAAGCGCAGACTGCCTTATTATAGCTAACGATAAAGTAGCGAAGGATGAATTTTTAAAGATGACATTAAACCTGGCCAAACCAGCCGGGACAAAGCTTTTAATAAAATCATTAAAAGATGCTGCCGGTTTTTTAAATGATGATAAGAATAAGAAACTGAATATATTACTGATCATTAACAGTGTTACAGATGCCTATACATTAGCTGTTGATGTGCCTGAAATAAGATCAATAAACTTTGGCGGTTTGCGCTCAAAAGAAGGTTCTAAACTTATATCAAAGGCAATTGCAATTACTGATGACGATATACCCGTTATTAAGGAACTTGTAAATAAGGGGATCGAACTTGAAATAAGACAGGTACCAACGGATAGTAAACAACTGGTTGAAAGCCTTATCTGA